Proteins from a single region of Vicinamibacteria bacterium:
- a CDS encoding TetR/AcrR family transcriptional regulator → MESRRERKKQQTRTALLEAAMALFAEGGVSGTRVEDITERIDLGKGAFYNYFASKDALIADLVARGVDTFERGYLSQLDSDESVARRVAHLVRLHDTFLGDHPQYALLFHQARGLLLLQNTRVEKLRDVFAHYLRRVGQALRTGAIDSCSDEDLLDIAAALVGGVSGYRSFRIAAALPANDTTAEQMLTPGILGLLEQRGSAGGR, encoded by the coding sequence GAGGCGGCGATGGCGCTTTTTGCCGAGGGCGGGGTCTCGGGGACGCGCGTCGAGGACATCACCGAGCGCATCGACCTGGGCAAGGGCGCCTTTTACAACTACTTCGCTTCGAAGGACGCTTTGATAGCCGACCTCGTGGCTCGAGGCGTCGACACGTTCGAGCGCGGCTACCTCTCGCAGCTCGACTCCGACGAAAGTGTTGCCCGACGCGTTGCCCATCTCGTTCGCCTGCATGACACCTTTCTCGGCGACCACCCCCAGTACGCTCTGCTCTTTCACCAGGCTCGCGGTTTGCTGCTCCTTCAGAATACACGGGTCGAGAAGCTCCGCGACGTATTTGCCCACTACCTCCGCCGCGTGGGGCAGGCATTGCGGACCGGCGCGATCGATTCCTGCTCCGACGAGGACCTGCTCGATATTGCCGCGGCACTCGTGGGAGGCGTATCGGGTTACCGTTCGTTCCGTATCGCCGCGGCGCTTCCCGCTAACGACACCACCGCGGAACAGATGCTGACGCCAGGTATTCTCGGGCTCCTAGAGCAACGCGGAAGCGCCGGCGGGCGGTAA